One region of Sulfuriroseicoccus oceanibius genomic DNA includes:
- a CDS encoding OmpA family protein, producing MRLDTQSTYRWQNVRRRDIIRVPESRVLRWWIIVALVFSILVHLGLFMYFGDLMIPQSARGDRKVSDEPVLVQRVELDQTTLDASQRAAEQDQAPDMDLSQLEQEELDSESLDAEIDLLELQEMIPDDREIAFSPEFEEPANLAPAISEEASAAVLDASLSSLETTSVAASDDALNALETHLSHAPEASDKQMAINLANSDSALSDQKDLMDQIRNAADRQGRGDALDGFATLDQLVNLPGGKLTDASKPIYMPTDLLFDFGEHRLRETAKTSLMMLGVLIDRNPDTLFVIDGHTDTIGSEESNMALSLRRANAVKSWLVEALMISPARIQTRGLGETKPIVSPTGDADAQQPNRRVEIQTVKKDAPVRRATPVTPAGR from the coding sequence TTGAGACTCGACACACAATCCACCTACCGCTGGCAAAACGTACGCCGGCGCGACATCATCCGGGTTCCCGAATCCCGGGTACTGCGCTGGTGGATCATCGTGGCGCTCGTGTTCTCAATTCTCGTTCACCTCGGGCTCTTCATGTACTTCGGCGACTTGATGATCCCGCAATCCGCACGCGGCGACCGCAAAGTCAGTGATGAGCCTGTACTCGTCCAACGGGTGGAGCTCGACCAAACGACTCTTGATGCCTCCCAACGCGCCGCCGAACAAGACCAGGCACCGGACATGGACCTGAGCCAATTGGAGCAGGAAGAACTCGACAGCGAATCGCTCGACGCGGAAATCGACCTGCTCGAGCTGCAGGAAATGATCCCGGACGACCGCGAGATCGCGTTCTCCCCCGAGTTCGAAGAACCAGCCAACCTGGCGCCAGCCATTTCAGAAGAAGCCTCAGCCGCTGTGCTCGACGCCTCGCTCAGCTCTCTGGAAACCACGTCCGTCGCCGCCAGCGACGATGCACTCAACGCACTGGAAACCCACCTCAGCCACGCCCCCGAGGCATCGGACAAGCAGATGGCCATCAACCTGGCCAACTCGGACTCCGCGCTCTCGGATCAAAAGGACCTGATGGATCAGATCCGCAACGCAGCCGACCGCCAAGGCCGCGGTGACGCCCTCGACGGCTTCGCTACGCTCGACCAATTGGTAAACCTCCCCGGGGGCAAACTCACCGACGCATCGAAACCCATCTACATGCCTACCGATCTGCTCTTCGACTTCGGCGAACACCGGCTGCGCGAAACCGCCAAAACATCGCTCATGATGCTCGGCGTGCTCATCGACCGCAATCCAGACACTCTTTTCGTCATCGACGGCCACACCGACACCATCGGCAGCGAAGAATCCAACATGGCACTCAGCCTGCGCCGCGCCAATGCGGTGAAATCCTGGCTGGTCGAAGCGCTGATGATTTCCCCAGCCCGCATCCAAACCCGCGGCCTCGGCGAAACAAAGCCCATCGTCTCGCCCACCGGCGATGCCGACGCCCAGCAACCCAACCGCCGGGTGGAAATCCAAACGGTCAAAAAGGACGCCCCGGTCCGCCGCGCGACACCTGTCACCCCCGCCGGCCGCTGA
- a CDS encoding glycine--tRNA ligase: MAERTNTDPERMEKIVSLCKRRGFIFQSAEIYGGLNGCWDYGPLGAELKKNLKDYWWRRTVRERDDIEGLDGSILTHREVLTASGHVGGFSDPMCDDLLTKERLRADQIEPQTGVAYHYTGASYPDTDWSVERPYSVLIYPDQNQDENKARKIAKQYYSQFLKDQQLSPKKIQLAGETSEPVENTTRYNPATGSLVTEPREFNLMFKTQMGASSSEDDPNAVAYLRPETAQTIFVNFKNVLETTRQKLPFGIAQIGKAFRNEINPRNFTFRSREFEQMEIEFFCHPDDGLRLTDEWLEERIKFYGEIGIPREKLHILDVPDGERAHYSKKTYDIEYEFPFGIQELEGVAYRTDYDLGKHQDHAGKTMEYFDEQTKEKFIPHVVEPSAGCDRTVLAMICEAYDEETLTNEKGKEEKRTVMHFEPRIAPIKAAIFPLLKKSEEQVRIAREIEATLSPLMNVFYDESGAVGRRYRRQDEVGTPFCITVDFETLGDEGEELKDTVTIRHRDSMEQERVAISELPVWLIKRTR; this comes from the coding sequence ATGGCAGAGCGTACCAACACCGACCCCGAACGCATGGAGAAAATTGTCAGCCTGTGCAAGCGCCGTGGGTTCATTTTCCAGTCGGCCGAGATCTACGGCGGACTGAACGGATGCTGGGACTACGGTCCGCTCGGGGCTGAGTTGAAGAAGAACCTGAAGGACTACTGGTGGCGCCGCACCGTGCGCGAGCGCGACGATATCGAAGGTCTCGATGGATCAATCCTGACCCACCGTGAGGTGCTGACCGCTTCTGGTCACGTCGGCGGGTTCTCCGACCCAATGTGCGACGACCTCCTGACCAAGGAGCGATTGCGCGCCGACCAGATCGAGCCGCAGACTGGTGTGGCCTATCATTACACCGGTGCATCGTACCCGGACACCGACTGGTCGGTGGAGCGTCCTTACTCCGTGTTGATCTACCCGGATCAAAACCAGGACGAGAACAAGGCACGCAAGATTGCAAAGCAGTACTACTCGCAGTTCCTCAAGGACCAGCAGTTGTCGCCGAAGAAGATTCAGCTCGCAGGTGAGACCTCCGAGCCGGTGGAGAACACGACCCGCTACAACCCGGCCACAGGATCGTTGGTGACCGAGCCACGTGAGTTCAACCTCATGTTCAAGACCCAGATGGGCGCGTCGTCGTCGGAAGACGATCCGAACGCAGTGGCCTACCTTCGTCCGGAGACCGCGCAGACCATTTTCGTGAACTTCAAGAACGTGCTCGAGACCACGCGTCAGAAGCTGCCATTTGGTATTGCCCAGATCGGTAAGGCGTTCCGCAACGAGATCAACCCACGTAACTTCACCTTCCGCTCACGTGAGTTCGAGCAGATGGAGATCGAGTTCTTCTGCCATCCGGACGACGGCTTGCGTCTCACCGACGAGTGGCTGGAAGAGCGCATCAAGTTCTATGGCGAGATCGGGATCCCTCGTGAAAAACTTCACATCCTCGATGTGCCGGACGGTGAGCGCGCTCACTACTCGAAGAAGACCTACGACATCGAATACGAATTCCCATTTGGTATTCAGGAGCTCGAAGGGGTGGCTTATCGCACCGACTACGATCTTGGAAAACACCAGGATCACGCGGGCAAGACCATGGAGTACTTCGACGAGCAGACGAAGGAGAAGTTCATCCCACACGTGGTCGAGCCATCCGCCGGATGCGACCGCACCGTGCTCGCCATGATCTGTGAAGCCTATGACGAAGAGACGCTGACCAACGAGAAGGGCAAAGAAGAGAAGCGCACCGTGATGCACTTCGAACCACGCATCGCTCCGATCAAGGCGGCGATTTTCCCATTGCTCAAGAAGAGCGAGGAGCAAGTGCGCATCGCCCGCGAGATCGAGGCCACGCTTTCGCCGCTGATGAATGTGTTCTACGACGAAAGCGGAGCCGTGGGGCGTCGTTACCGTCGTCAGGACGAGGTCGGTACGCCATTCTGCATTACCGTCGACTTCGAGACTCTCGGTGACGAAGGTGAAGAGCTGAAGGATACCGTGACCATCCGCCACCGCGACAGCATGGAGCAGGAGCGCGTCGCCATCAGCGAGCTTCCTGTTTGGCTGATCAAGCGCACCCGATAA
- a CDS encoding 23S rRNA (pseudouridine(1915)-N(3))-methyltransferase RlmH yields MNWKVIIAGKPALKFAKDGVADYEKRLRRFAKLEIVTVRDGSREDVSERLLKASEGCFRIALDERGASWTTMDFVEKVNAWEMRGVKTVALLIGASDGHTEELRKSCDLTLCLGTMTLQHEMALLILMEQIYRVYNIKAGTPYHRV; encoded by the coding sequence ATGAACTGGAAAGTCATCATCGCGGGGAAACCTGCACTTAAGTTTGCCAAAGACGGTGTTGCTGATTACGAGAAGCGGCTGCGTCGGTTTGCGAAGCTGGAAATCGTGACGGTCCGCGATGGCAGCCGTGAGGATGTGTCCGAGCGTTTGTTGAAGGCGAGTGAGGGATGTTTTCGTATTGCGCTGGACGAGCGGGGGGCGTCGTGGACGACGATGGACTTTGTGGAAAAGGTGAATGCCTGGGAAATGCGCGGCGTGAAGACGGTGGCGTTGTTGATCGGGGCGTCCGATGGGCACACCGAAGAGTTACGCAAATCTTGTGACCTGACCTTGTGTCTGGGAACGATGACCCTCCAGCACGAGATGGCGCTTCTGATCCTGATGGAGCAGATCTATCGGGTTTATAACATCAAAGCCGGAACGCCGTATCATAGGGTTTAA
- a CDS encoding TatD family hydrolase, translated as MIPLTDTHCHLASHKFPAEELESLVANAREAGVTRLVTLGTSTDDCPRQIEIAKQFPGTVFACIGIHPCDVTETTDGWDEHLLCLIEQNPDQVVAIGETGLDYFHPAPEGWTDEAYHQRQRDLLRRHFEIAEQTGRNIVIHTRDRSGKQSLDDALEIARDFAGKVRPLFHCFLGPTENADPIFEIDGIVSFTGIASFKGKNAHDTRQAATHVPLDRIMVETDAPYLAPEPHRGKRNEPAFVRHTADAIAHLRGLTTDEIATATNLVADGFFRFPSTF; from the coding sequence ATGATCCCACTCACCGACACACACTGCCACCTCGCCTCGCATAAGTTCCCGGCAGAGGAACTCGAATCACTCGTCGCCAACGCTCGCGAGGCCGGAGTCACGCGATTGGTGACATTGGGCACTAGCACCGACGACTGCCCGCGCCAGATCGAGATCGCCAAGCAGTTTCCCGGCACGGTTTTCGCCTGCATCGGCATCCACCCATGCGACGTCACCGAAACCACCGACGGCTGGGACGAGCATCTGCTCTGCCTCATCGAGCAGAACCCGGATCAAGTCGTCGCCATCGGCGAGACGGGGCTCGACTACTTCCACCCCGCTCCCGAGGGCTGGACGGACGAAGCCTATCACCAACGCCAGCGCGACCTGCTGCGCCGTCACTTTGAGATCGCCGAGCAAACCGGCCGCAACATCGTGATCCACACCCGCGACCGCAGCGGCAAACAATCGCTCGACGATGCATTGGAGATCGCCCGCGACTTTGCCGGCAAAGTACGTCCGCTTTTCCACTGCTTTCTGGGGCCCACCGAGAACGCGGATCCAATTTTCGAGATCGACGGCATCGTCTCGTTCACCGGCATTGCGTCGTTCAAAGGCAAGAACGCCCACGACACGCGCCAAGCCGCCACCCACGTCCCCCTCGACCGCATCATGGTCGAAACCGACGCCCCCTACCTCGCCCCCGAACCCCACCGCGGCAAACGCAACGAACCCGCCTTCGTCCGCCACACCGCCGACGCCATCGCCCACCTGCGCGGGCTGACGACAGATGAAATCGCCACCGCGACGAATCTGGTAGCGGATGGGTTCTTCAGGTTTCCGAGCACGTTTTAG
- a CDS encoding MFS transporter yields the protein MSYRSTPTDTTKMPGGIPYIISNEAAERFSFYGMKAALAIFLANYLGVMGGTSMSETEATSYVSFFNSAVYFTPILGAILSDVFLGKYKTIISLSIVYCLGHLALAFMGIGGVVQFWLLSGLGLIALGAGGIKSCVSAHVGDQFGRGNAHLLTKIFNIFYLSINFGAVVSNLAIPLILKWHGPHWAFGIPGVLMALATVAFWMGRNKFIHVPPHGRHFFDELFSRDGRSALFKLIPLFLFVAVFWCLFDQTASTLVFQAEKMDLNVFGITVLPSQIQAANPFLILVLIPLFTWGVYPLVGKIVPLTPLRKIGAGLFLMAVAFAVTALAQESIDAGNTPSVWWQILAYVILTAGEVMVSIVCLEFAYTQSPKKIKSFVMSLYLLSVFAGNLITGIVNIYIPAPTPEFDTQGTNIGLDQQAGTLDDLQRQDNVIVSAVTDDLQAAAQRVITHFDTQGELPESLDNLPLDPWGNPLTYQRLHTKQARIVSMGPDAEPTTQWDLGVTLEVHKADEYGEGTWLYEQRKKQQMERSVDKEASSLTTTWFAGGQPRLEGAAYFWFFTKLMLGTAIVFIPFAMAYKPKTYLQDPAGDHPSAEA from the coding sequence GTGTCCTATCGCAGCACTCCCACCGACACCACCAAGATGCCTGGCGGCATCCCGTACATCATCTCGAATGAAGCCGCCGAGCGGTTCTCGTTCTACGGCATGAAGGCGGCGCTTGCCATCTTCCTCGCCAACTACCTCGGAGTCATGGGCGGCACGTCCATGAGCGAGACCGAAGCCACCTCCTACGTCTCGTTCTTCAACTCCGCGGTCTATTTCACCCCCATTCTCGGAGCCATTCTCTCGGACGTCTTCCTCGGCAAATACAAGACCATCATCAGTCTCTCCATCGTCTACTGCCTCGGCCACCTGGCGCTCGCCTTCATGGGCATCGGCGGAGTCGTGCAGTTCTGGCTGCTCAGCGGGCTAGGCTTGATCGCACTCGGAGCCGGCGGCATCAAATCCTGCGTCTCCGCCCACGTCGGCGATCAGTTCGGGCGCGGCAACGCCCACCTGCTGACCAAGATCTTCAACATCTTCTACCTCTCGATCAACTTTGGCGCCGTCGTCTCTAACCTCGCCATCCCATTGATCCTCAAATGGCACGGCCCGCACTGGGCATTCGGCATCCCCGGCGTGCTGATGGCTCTGGCCACCGTCGCCTTCTGGATGGGGCGCAACAAATTCATCCACGTCCCGCCACACGGCCGGCATTTCTTCGATGAGCTCTTCAGCCGCGATGGTCGCAGCGCCTTGTTCAAGCTGATCCCACTGTTCCTTTTCGTGGCGGTGTTCTGGTGTTTGTTCGACCAAACCGCGAGCACCCTCGTGTTCCAGGCCGAGAAGATGGATCTCAATGTGTTCGGCATCACCGTCCTGCCATCGCAGATCCAGGCCGCCAACCCGTTCCTCATCCTCGTCCTGATCCCGCTCTTCACCTGGGGCGTGTACCCGTTGGTCGGAAAGATCGTGCCACTCACCCCGCTGCGCAAAATTGGTGCCGGTCTTTTCCTGATGGCCGTTGCGTTCGCTGTGACCGCTTTGGCGCAGGAGTCGATCGACGCCGGCAACACACCGAGCGTCTGGTGGCAGATTCTCGCCTACGTCATCCTCACCGCCGGTGAAGTGATGGTCTCCATCGTTTGTTTGGAGTTCGCCTACACGCAGTCGCCGAAGAAGATCAAATCGTTCGTGATGTCGCTCTATCTGCTTTCCGTCTTTGCCGGCAACCTCATCACCGGCATCGTCAACATCTACATCCCCGCTCCAACACCGGAGTTCGACACCCAGGGCACCAATATCGGGTTAGACCAACAAGCCGGCACTCTCGACGACCTGCAACGCCAGGACAACGTCATCGTCTCGGCCGTGACCGACGACCTCCAAGCCGCCGCCCAACGCGTGATCACCCATTTCGACACCCAGGGCGAACTGCCGGAATCCCTCGACAACCTGCCACTCGACCCGTGGGGCAACCCACTCACCTACCAGCGCCTCCACACCAAACAAGCACGTATCGTGTCGATGGGCCCTGACGCAGAACCCACCACCCAGTGGGATCTCGGAGTCACACTCGAAGTCCACAAAGCCGACGAATACGGCGAGGGCACATGGCTCTACGAACAACGCAAAAAACAACAAATGGAGCGCTCAGTGGACAAGGAAGCCTCGTCGTTGACCACCACTTGGTTCGCCGGTGGCCAGCCTCGTCTCGAAGGTGCCGCCTATTTCTGGTTCTTCACCAAACTGATGCTCGGCACGGCCATTGTCTTCATTCCATTCGCAATGGCCTACAAGCCCAAGACCTACCTCCAGGATCCCGCCGGCGACCACCCGTCCGCCGAGGCATAA
- a CDS encoding beta-ketoacyl-ACP synthase III, whose amino-acid sequence MSEISLYPVQVAGTGSYVPEKVLTNADLEKLVDTSDEWITTRTGIKERRIAADDQATSDLATAAAKAALEDAGITAADLDLIIVGTVTPDMAFPATACFVQQKLGAKKAVAYDVSAACSGFLYAMNIAAAQIGAGAIKNALIIGAEKLSSLVNWNDRNTCVLFGDGAGAAVLTRGTEDSGKILATRIGTDGRQTGILKVPCSGTAPAPGADDPSCETENGTIFMAGREVFKHAVTAMKKGSLDVIADAGLQPGDIAKVIPHQANLRIIEAIRERLDLPEERMFVNLQKYGNTSAAAVAIALDEAHKTGAIQRGDNIVLVVFGAGLTWAAATIEW is encoded by the coding sequence ATGTCTGAAATTTCCCTCTACCCGGTTCAAGTGGCCGGCACCGGATCCTACGTTCCGGAAAAAGTTCTGACCAACGCCGACCTGGAGAAACTCGTCGACACCTCGGACGAATGGATCACCACCCGCACCGGCATCAAGGAACGCCGCATCGCCGCCGATGACCAAGCCACCAGCGACCTGGCCACGGCAGCCGCCAAGGCAGCTCTTGAAGACGCCGGCATCACCGCCGCCGACCTCGACTTGATCATCGTCGGCACCGTCACGCCAGACATGGCATTTCCAGCCACCGCCTGCTTCGTCCAACAGAAGCTCGGCGCGAAGAAGGCCGTGGCTTACGACGTCTCGGCAGCCTGCTCGGGATTCCTCTACGCCATGAACATCGCTGCCGCCCAAATCGGCGCCGGCGCGATCAAAAACGCCCTCATCATCGGCGCGGAGAAACTCTCGTCACTGGTGAACTGGAATGACCGCAACACCTGCGTGCTCTTCGGCGACGGCGCGGGCGCTGCCGTGCTCACCCGCGGCACCGAGGACTCCGGCAAGATCCTCGCCACCCGCATCGGCACTGACGGACGCCAGACAGGTATCCTCAAAGTGCCATGCTCAGGTACCGCACCAGCTCCGGGCGCGGACGATCCATCGTGCGAAACCGAAAACGGCACCATCTTCATGGCCGGCCGTGAAGTCTTCAAACACGCGGTCACCGCAATGAAGAAGGGCTCGCTCGACGTCATCGCCGACGCCGGCCTCCAGCCTGGCGACATCGCCAAGGTCATCCCTCACCAGGCCAACCTGCGCATCATCGAAGCCATCCGCGAACGCCTCGACCTTCCGGAAGAGCGCATGTTCGTCAACTTGCAGAAGTACGGCAACACATCGGCTGCCGCCGTTGCCATCGCATTGGACGAAGCCCACAAAACCGGTGCCATCCAGCGCGGCGACAACATCGTGCTCGTCGTCTTCGGCGCCGGCCTGACCTGGGCCGCCGCTACCATCGAGTGGTAA
- the plsX gene encoding phosphate acyltransferase PlsX, with amino-acid sequence MNIVVDGMGGDFAPKNVIEGVKLALAERKDITKLLLTGDEQTLKNAMQAAGLSDRRIEIVHASQVVDMHDPATAPLRQKKDSSITVAADLVKKGEAEAVFSAGHTGASVAATSVKWRMLKGVDRPGIASPVPAEHGLGLILDAGANVDAKPQHLVQYAVMGSVYLKHVIGVQSPKIGLMSVGEEDHKGTDFTREVFGLLKDAPVNFVGNIEGNDIFDKGIDVILCDGFTGNVVLKTCEGTAKIMFKWLKSEIKASPLRMLGALIAKNAFKSVKERGSYESYGGSPLLGVNGICIIGHGSSSALAVKNGIRVACESVSHRVNPHIEEELAKLGK; translated from the coding sequence ATGAATATTGTTGTCGACGGAATGGGCGGAGATTTCGCCCCGAAGAATGTCATTGAGGGCGTAAAGCTCGCCCTTGCCGAGCGCAAGGACATCACCAAACTCCTCCTCACCGGAGACGAACAGACTCTCAAGAACGCGATGCAGGCCGCAGGTCTCAGCGACCGCCGCATTGAAATCGTCCACGCCAGCCAAGTGGTGGACATGCACGATCCCGCCACCGCCCCGCTGCGTCAGAAGAAAGATTCGTCGATCACCGTCGCCGCCGACCTGGTCAAAAAGGGCGAAGCCGAAGCGGTCTTCTCCGCCGGCCACACCGGTGCCTCGGTGGCCGCCACGTCGGTGAAATGGCGCATGCTCAAAGGCGTCGACCGCCCGGGTATCGCCTCGCCGGTTCCTGCCGAACACGGACTCGGACTGATCCTCGACGCCGGCGCCAACGTCGACGCGAAACCACAGCACCTCGTTCAGTACGCGGTGATGGGCTCGGTCTACCTCAAGCACGTCATCGGCGTACAGTCGCCAAAGATCGGCCTGATGTCAGTCGGCGAAGAGGACCACAAAGGCACCGATTTCACCCGCGAAGTCTTCGGATTGCTCAAGGACGCCCCGGTGAACTTTGTCGGCAACATCGAAGGCAACGACATCTTTGATAAAGGCATCGACGTGATCCTCTGCGATGGATTCACCGGCAACGTGGTACTCAAAACCTGCGAAGGCACGGCCAAGATCATGTTCAAATGGTTGAAGTCGGAGATCAAAGCGAGCCCGCTGCGCATGCTTGGCGCGCTGATTGCCAAAAACGCCTTCAAGTCAGTCAAGGAACGCGGCAGCTACGAGAGCTACGGCGGCAGCCCGCTGCTCGGAGTCAATGGCATCTGCATCATCGGTCACGGCTCGTCATCCGCTCTGGCGGTGAAAAACGGCATCCGTGTCGCCTGCGAAAGTGTCAGCCACCGCGTGAACCCGCACATCGAAGAAGAGCTCGCCAAGCTTGGCAAGTGA
- the purH gene encoding bifunctional phosphoribosylaminoimidazolecarboxamide formyltransferase/IMP cyclohydrolase gives MKIERALLSVSDKTGLVEFAQGLHDQGIELLSTGGTAKSIRDAGLPVTDVSDYTGFPELFGGRVKTLHPKVHGGLLFRRDDETHRTQAKANDIPPIDLVVVNLYKFEETVAQEGVTLSQAIEKIDIGGPAMLRASAKNYNSVTVVVDPADYDKVLGEIKENGETQLKTREQLAIKVFQRTAAYDTAISTYLAPDEGKSEALEIKSPLYAQLRYGDNPHQETRLYGNFGDYFEQLQGKDLSYTNVLDIEGAADLISEFRRPTVAILKHTNPCGVGSDDSGIRAAWDKAFETDRQAPFGGVIVCNRPLDEALARVISEIFTDVIIAPDFESDARAILQKKKNLRLIRMAPEYANVQANPVVRSAPGGFMVMDKDVRALGLGDIEDKVVTKRPPTTDEIEAMKFAWRVVKHVRSNAIVFANSDRTLGIGAGQMSRIDSSRIAVWKAKEAGLSLKGSVVASDGLYPFADGLIAAAEAGATAAIQPGGSIRDKEVIAAADERDIAMVMTGHRHFLH, from the coding sequence ATGAAGATTGAACGCGCGCTGTTATCCGTTTCAGACAAGACCGGACTTGTCGAATTTGCACAGGGTCTCCACGACCAGGGGATTGAACTTCTCTCCACCGGTGGAACTGCCAAGTCGATCCGCGACGCAGGCCTCCCTGTGACCGACGTTTCCGACTACACCGGGTTCCCTGAGCTCTTCGGCGGCCGCGTGAAGACGCTGCACCCGAAAGTCCACGGTGGATTGCTCTTCCGCCGCGATGACGAGACCCACCGCACCCAGGCCAAGGCCAACGACATCCCGCCGATCGACCTCGTGGTGGTGAACCTTTACAAGTTCGAGGAGACCGTGGCTCAGGAGGGCGTGACCCTTTCCCAGGCGATCGAGAAGATCGACATCGGTGGTCCGGCAATGCTCCGCGCCTCCGCCAAGAACTACAACTCGGTGACCGTGGTGGTCGACCCAGCCGACTACGACAAGGTGCTCGGCGAGATCAAAGAGAACGGGGAAACCCAGCTCAAGACCCGCGAGCAACTCGCGATCAAAGTTTTCCAGCGCACCGCTGCCTACGACACCGCCATCTCGACCTACCTCGCGCCAGACGAAGGCAAGAGCGAAGCCCTCGAGATCAAGTCACCGCTCTACGCACAGCTCCGCTACGGCGACAACCCACACCAGGAAACCCGCCTCTACGGCAACTTCGGTGACTACTTCGAGCAGCTTCAGGGCAAGGATCTTTCCTACACCAACGTGCTCGACATCGAAGGCGCGGCCGACCTCATCTCCGAGTTCCGCCGCCCTACCGTGGCAATCCTCAAGCACACCAACCCATGCGGTGTGGGCTCCGACGACAGCGGTATCCGCGCTGCCTGGGACAAGGCATTCGAAACCGACCGCCAGGCTCCATTCGGTGGCGTGATCGTCTGCAACCGTCCGCTCGACGAAGCACTCGCCCGTGTGATCTCGGAAATCTTCACTGACGTTATCATTGCTCCTGACTTCGAGAGCGATGCCCGTGCCATCCTTCAGAAGAAAAAGAACCTGCGCCTCATCCGCATGGCTCCTGAGTACGCCAACGTCCAGGCCAACCCGGTCGTGCGCTCGGCTCCAGGTGGCTTCATGGTGATGGACAAAGACGTCCGCGCCCTCGGCCTCGGCGACATCGAAGACAAGGTCGTCACCAAGCGCCCGCCAACAACCGACGAGATCGAGGCGATGAAGTTCGCCTGGCGCGTGGTCAAGCACGTCCGCTCGAACGCGATTGTGTTTGCTAACAGCGACCGCACGCTCGGTATCGGTGCCGGCCAGATGTCCCGCATCGACTCCAGCCGTATCGCGGTCTGGAAAGCCAAGGAAGCCGGCCTTTCGCTCAAGGGCAGCGTCGTCGCCTCCGACGGCCTCTACCCATTCGCCGACGGCCTCATCGCCGCCGCTGAAGCCGGTGCCACCGCCGCGATCCAGCCAGGTGGCTCGATCCGCGACAAGGAAGTCATCGCCGCCGCCGACGAGCGCGACATCGCGATGGTCATGACCGGCCACCGCCACTTCCTTCATTGA